One part of the Arabidopsis thaliana chromosome 1 sequence genome encodes these proteins:
- a CDS encoding Actin-like ATPase superfamily protein, producing the protein MRNPHSNGNLRKLEADGGGEATEENGFVNGVILGLDGGATSTVCVCVPFFSFGERFPDPLPILGRAVAGCTNRNSVGETAARDSLEQVISEALVQSGFDKSDVRGVCLGVSGVNHPSDQEKIENWIRDMFPSHVKVYVQNDAIVALASGTMGKLHGCVLIAGTGCIAYGFDEDGKEARASGGGPILGDWGSGYGIAAQALTAVIRAHDGRGPQTMLTSTILKALGLSSPDELIGWTYADPSWARIAALVPQVVSCAEAGDEISDKILVDAAEDLALSVKAVVQRLGLCGKGDFTCPADSVFYSFARHPVP; encoded by the exons ATGAGGAATCCACATAGCAATGGAAACCTTCGGAAGCTTGAAGCtgatggaggaggagaagccACGGAGGAGAACGGTTTCGTAAACGGCGTAATCTTGGGCCTTGACGGTGGCGCCACCTCAACGGTATGCGTTTGCGTTCCATTTTTTTCGTTTGGTGAACGTTTCCCGGATCCTCTTCCGATCCTCGGTCGTGCCGTCGCCGGTTGCACCAATCGCAACAGCGTTGGAG AAACTGCAGCAAGGGATTCACTAGAGCAAGTGATTTCTGAGGCACTTGTACAGTCTGGTTTTGATAAATCAGATGTTCGCGGTGTATGCTTAGGTGTTTCAGGTGTTAATCATCCCTCAGACCAGGAAAAGATAGAAAATTGGATAAG GGACATGTTTCCTAGTCATGTCAAGGTATATGTTCAGAATGATGCTATAGTGGCTTTAGCTAGTGGAACCATGGGAAAGCTCCATGGCTGCGTTCTAATCGCTGGTACAGGATGTATAGCTTATGGCTTTGATGAAGATGGCAAGGAGGCTAGGGCATCTGGTGGTGGACCAATCTTAGGTGATTGGGGAAG TGGCTATGGAATTGCTGCACAGGCCTTAACGGCGGTGATTAGAGCTCATGATGGTCGTGGCCCACAAACGATGCTTACAAGTACCATCTTAAAAGCACTTGGACTCTCCTCTCCAGACGAACTCATCGG TTGGACTTACGCTGATCCATCTTGGGCACGTATCGCTGCTCTTGTTCCTCAAGTAGTCTCTTGTGCAGAAGCTGGTGATGAAATTTCAGATAAGATCTTGGTTGATGCAGCTGAGGATTTAGCTCTCAGTGTGAAAGCTGTTGTACAGAGACTTGGTTTATGTGGCAAAGGTGATTTTACATGTCCAGCtgactctgttttttattCCTTTGCTCGACACCCGGTTCCTTAA
- a CDS encoding Actin-like ATPase superfamily protein (Actin-like ATPase superfamily protein; CONTAINS InterPro DOMAIN/s: ATPase, BadF/BadG/BcrA/BcrD type (InterPro:IPR002731); Has 1833 Blast hits to 1833 proteins in 714 species: Archae - 64; Bacteria - 1392; Metazoa - 117; Fungi - 35; Plants - 122; Viruses - 0; Other Eukaryotes - 103 (source: NCBI BLink).), translating into MRNPHSNGNLRKLEADGGGEATEENGFVNGVILGLDGGATSTVCVCVPFFSFGERFPDPLPILGRAVAGCTNRNSVGETAARDSLEQVISEALVQSGFDKSDVRGVCLGVSGVNHPSDQEKIENWIRDMFPSHVKVYVQNDAIVALASGTMGKLHGCVLIAGTGCIAYGFDEDGKEARASGGGPILGDWGSGYGIAAQALTAVIRAHDGRGPQTMLTSTILKALGLSSPDELIGWTYADPSWARIAALVPQVVSCAEAGDEISDKILVDAAEDLALSVKAVVQRLGLCGKDGTASFPVVMVGGVLNANQKWDIGKEVSKRINRYFPGAQTIIPKVEPAVGAALLAMNFLSS; encoded by the exons ATGAGGAATCCACATAGCAATGGAAACCTTCGGAAGCTTGAAGCtgatggaggaggagaagccACGGAGGAGAACGGTTTCGTAAACGGCGTAATCTTGGGCCTTGACGGTGGCGCCACCTCAACGGTATGCGTTTGCGTTCCATTTTTTTCGTTTGGTGAACGTTTCCCGGATCCTCTTCCGATCCTCGGTCGTGCCGTCGCCGGTTGCACCAATCGCAACAGCGTTGGAG AAACTGCAGCAAGGGATTCACTAGAGCAAGTGATTTCTGAGGCACTTGTACAGTCTGGTTTTGATAAATCAGATGTTCGCGGTGTATGCTTAGGTGTTTCAGGTGTTAATCATCCCTCAGACCAGGAAAAGATAGAAAATTGGATAAG GGACATGTTTCCTAGTCATGTCAAGGTATATGTTCAGAATGATGCTATAGTGGCTTTAGCTAGTGGAACCATGGGAAAGCTCCATGGCTGCGTTCTAATCGCTGGTACAGGATGTATAGCTTATGGCTTTGATGAAGATGGCAAGGAGGCTAGGGCATCTGGTGGTGGACCAATCTTAGGTGATTGGGGAAG TGGCTATGGAATTGCTGCACAGGCCTTAACGGCGGTGATTAGAGCTCATGATGGTCGTGGCCCACAAACGATGCTTACAAGTACCATCTTAAAAGCACTTGGACTCTCCTCTCCAGACGAACTCATCGG TTGGACTTACGCTGATCCATCTTGGGCACGTATCGCTGCTCTTGTTCCTCAAGTAGTCTCTTGTGCAGAAGCTGGTGATGAAATTTCAGATAAGATCTTGGTTGATGCAGCTGAGGATTTAGCTCTCAGTGTGAAAGCTGTTGTACAGAGACTTGGTTTATGTGGCAAAG aTGGGACAGCTTCTTTCCCGGTTGTAATGGTAGGCGGAGTCCTTAACGCTAATCAGAAATGGGACATTGGAAAAGAAGTCTCTAAGCGCATTAACAGATACTTTCCAGGGGCTCAAACTATCATACCAAAG GTAGAGCCAGCTGTTGGAGCAGCATTGTTGGCCATGAACTTCTTATCAAGTTAA
- a CDS encoding S-adenosyl-L-methionine-dependent methyltransferase superfamily protein codes for MNNAMVYGVANRVDFVIGDFIQLAPSLKGDVVFLSPPWGGPMYRDFESYNLDMLQPRDGYSLFQIAQSITPNIIMFLPRNVDLAQVEELAWLSSPPLNLEIEENFVGGRMKAVTAYFSCNAV; via the exons ATGAACAATGCCATGGTTTATGGAGTTGCTAATCGTGTTGATTTTGTCATTGGTGATTTCATACAATTAGCTCCTTCTCTCAAa GGAGATGTAGTGTTTCTTTCACCACCATGGGGAGGACCAATGTATAGAGATTTTGAGAGTTACAATTTGGATATGCTTCAACCAAGAGACGG GTACTCATTGTTTCAGATTGCTCAGTCCATTACACCTAACATCATTATGTTTCTACCGCGAAATGTTGATTTAGCACAAGTGGAAGAACTAGCTTGGCTCTCGTCGCCTCCGTTAAATCTTGAG atagaagaaaactttGTTGGAGGCAGAATGAAAGCTGTAACAGCTTATTTTAGTTGCAATGCAGTTTAG
- a CDS encoding S-adenosyl-L-methionine-dependent methyltransferase superfamily protein: MTRSMKLKKRSRLKKEVKSTIEKDNGRRHKITKYWIQRYDLFSRYDQGIEMDEEGWYSVTPEEIAIKQAQRYRGKVVIDCFSGVGGNTIQFAKVCSSVVAIDIDPVKVELAMNNAMVYGVANRVDFVIGDFIQLAPSLKGDVVFLSPPWGGPMYRDFESYNLDMLQPRDGYSLFQIAQSITPNIIMFLPRNVDLAQVEELAWLSSPPLNLEIEENFVGGRMKAVTAYFSCNAV; this comes from the exons ATGACGAGATCGATGAAGCTCAAGAAACGATCGCGCTTGAAGAAAG AGGTAAAATCAACGATAGAGAAAGATAATGGTAGGAGACATAAAATCACTAAGTACTGGATTCAACGTTACGATCTCTTCTCAAGATATGACCAAGGTATCGAAATGGATGAAGAAGGATGGTACTCTGTGACTCCTGAAGAAATCGCAATCAAACAAGCTCAGAGATATCGTGGCAAAGTGGTGATTGATTGCTTCTCAGGCGTTGGTGGTAACACTATTCAATTTGCTAAAGT atgTTCTTCTGTTGTTGCTATTGACATTGATCCGGTGAAAGTTGAATTGGCGATGAACAATGCCATGGTTTATGGAGTTGCTAATCGTGTTGATTTTGTCATTGGTGATTTCATACAATTAGCTCCTTCTCTCAAa GGAGATGTAGTGTTTCTTTCACCACCATGGGGAGGACCAATGTATAGAGATTTTGAGAGTTACAATTTGGATATGCTTCAACCAAGAGACGG GTACTCATTGTTTCAGATTGCTCAGTCCATTACACCTAACATCATTATGTTTCTACCGCGAAATGTTGATTTAGCACAAGTGGAAGAACTAGCTTGGCTCTCGTCGCCTCCGTTAAATCTTGAG atagaagaaaactttGTTGGAGGCAGAATGAAAGCTGTAACAGCTTATTTTAGTTGCAATGCAGTTTAG